The following are encoded in a window of Schistocerca gregaria isolate iqSchGreg1 unplaced genomic scaffold, iqSchGreg1.2 ptg000720l, whole genome shotgun sequence genomic DNA:
- the LOC126320434 gene encoding uncharacterized protein LOC126320434 isoform X2 — protein sequence MYKVACTSLKGIHIGGLNLRRYGQRRKLRGGSRVHGPLLSVRVGVSSGERGSLCYQRWIINKRAFHTSRDVGIGNNPNKSGVNNQQKSFPVDGSASSSPKVANSKDRDAVKDEKLPSQPVPDSFESQEQSGAQEKPVVGEGELSEAKGTPESAKMDSVEGAAAESAMEQSGEEYVDPVPAVPDVLGYVPTPFKKYRRSKYWSRERITNFKSFLSSAGRYFVDEEVDILRTKTREFIQWSIFPPEPLSAGGERRASSEGGGGVRGGSACVQKALGFLRDVWLEKVLELNAHASLTSLPSEGQTRSANQSRIGFSLQTPPNQEAFVIQMVRELASKYQANFVDFDFLFLRTTMNWFIENQSARVVSKEIQVSLEQFLQDLQRNDDDFILFLDDLFHLVEEATAKWSKEVGARGEGVPPLKYVVMFRNLGMLRTFPHHMIRERLKAVKVPMLFVDLMLETSPDRAMIVPISIVTQSPPSSSGGAEEDEYGVIPSGASISSDLLHRELFSKFKSLLSGKGTIDTLKGYRALFGDEAIDVTKRPLSSEGASVNSHASGGGSVAGAAQFGGHHAQAPHIRSFLIGATGREEAKAKEAACEAVTKAHEVLMHDMTVRQNVRNLQACFHAHNIELLESGAERGAGGALGRSITESWLESEIESTTTGKLLVHVSRLLKKDEVSRIVSLTIKYHDLSGQRASRGASGDAAGESSSGAEGGEEGAVPARPSGLLASEQAAPAVQSAVQSAVQANPMQEVVSNDFLRLLGEEQLNFMLRQSILIKYLHLALELEIGVTHYVQSPGLSVNEEKFAEAIDRAYRERMAAQQREFDMVRESHHYDMLKARIQHSNLSNNERRIFDTYVQPSRIGTTFDDIASLDHAKEELLSFIVPIKMPVFQSNKLIKNPLGILLYGPPGTGKTMLARAVARSANANFIHISASTIVSKWLGESESNAAAVFSLAKKLSPCIIFIDEVDGLLNTRDASEHESSRRVKNEFFSGWDGLLSSSDDPNISVTVIAATNRPFDLDAAALRRLPHRVLIPLPDKSSRIGIFTKILRNVSIAHEPSKDRSSAGPSAPLASASEAERSVIINQLSSLTDGYSGSDIKSLCTRAALQLVRDFMSDQDYKALQKAENIEREGNYDSFSSDSLQKLTQLASAYASRPLTLTEFKKALFEIGKSVDHRSRTQLELKKWHEMYGSKSYHAKSKTNRTALGFQ from the exons ATGTACAAAGTTGCATGCACTTCATTGAAGGGTATCCATATAGGCGGTTTAAAC TTACGAAGATACGGTCAGCGTCGCAAGCTCAGAGGAGGCAGTCGCGTGCACGGGCCCCTGTTGAGTGTCCGTGTGGGCGTTTCGAGTGGCGAGAGGGGGAGCCTGTGTTACCAGCGTTGGATAATTAATAAGAGG GCGTTTCATACGAGCCGCGATGTAGGAATTGGGAACAATCCGAACAAGAGCGGTGTGAACAACCAGCAGAAGTCGTTTCCTGTGGACGGGAGTGCGTCGTCGTCGCCCAAGGTTGCGAATTCCAAGGACAGAGACGCGGTGAAGGACGAAAAGTTGCCGTCGCAGCCCGTGCCCGATTCGTTTGAGTCGCAGGAGCAGTCGGGCGCGCAGGAGAAGCCGGTGGTGGGAGAGGGTGAGTTGTCGGAGGCGAAGGGCACGCCGGAGTCGGCCAAGATGGATTCGGTGGAGGGGGCTGCAGCCGAGTCGGCGATGGAACAGAGCGGAGAGGAGTACGTGGATCCCGTGCCGGCGGTTCCGGACGTGCTTGGATACGTGCCGACGCCGTTCAAGAAGTACCGTCGTTCCAAGTATTGGAGTCGAGAGAGGATTACGAATTTCAAGAGCTTTTTGTCGTCTGCGGGGAGGTATTTTGTAGATGAGGAGGTGGACATTCTGCGCACTAAGACGCGCGAGTTTATTCAGTGGTCGATATTTCCGCCCGAGCCGTTGAGcgcggggggggagaggagagcttCGTCCGAGGGTggaggaggggtgaggggggggagcGCGTGCGTTCAGAAGGCGTTGGGGTTTCTTCGAGACGTGTGGTTGGAGAAGGTGTTGGAGCTGAACGCGCACGCGTCGTTGACGAGTTTGCCGTCGGAGGGCCAGACGAGGAGCGCGAATCAGTCCAGGATTGGCTTTTCGCTGCAGACGCCGCCCAACCAGGAGGCGTTTGTGATACAGATGGTTCGAGAGTTGGCGTCGAAGTACCAGGCGAATTTCGTGGATTTTGACTTTTTGTTTTTGCGCACGACGATGAACTGGTTCATTGAGAACCAGAGTGCGAGGGTGGTGTCGAAGGAGATTCAGGTGTCGTTGGAGCAGTTTTTGCAGGACTTGCAGAGGAACGACGACGACTTTATTTTGTTTTTGGACGACTTGTTTCACCTGGTGGAGGAGGCGACGGCGAAGTGGTCGAAGGAGGTTGgcgcgaggggggagggggttccGCCGCTGAAGTACGTGGTGATGTTCCGGAACTTGGGCATGCTGAGGACGTTTCCGCATCACATGATTCGGGAGAGACTGAAGGCGGTGAAGGTGCCGATGTTGTTCGTGGATTTGATGTTGGAGACGAGTCCGGACAGGGCGATGATTGTGCCGATAAGCATTGTGACGCAGAGTCCGCCGTCGTCGAGCGGAGGAGCGGAGGAGGACGAGTACGGGGTGATTCCGTCGGGGGCGTCGATAAGTTCCGACTTGCTGCACCGCGAGTTGTTTAGCAAGTTCAAGAGTTTGTTGAGTGGGAAGGGGACGATTGACACGTTGAAGGGGTACAGGGCGTTGTTTGGCGACGAGGCGATAGACGTGACGAAGAGGCCGCTTTCGAGCGAGGGAGCGAGCGTCAACTCGCACGCGAGTGGGGGGGGGTCGGTGGCGGGGGCGGCGCAGTTTGGAGGGCATCACGCGCAGGCGCCCCACATACGTTCGTTTTTGATTGGGGCGACGGGGAGGGAGGAGGCGAAGGCGAAGGAGGCGGCGTGCGAGGCGGTGACGAAGGCGCACGAGGTGCTGATGCACGACATGACGGTTCGTCAGAACGTGCGCAACCTGCAGGCGTGTTTTCACGCGCACAACATTGAGTTGTTGGAGAGCGGGGCGGAGCGAGGGGCGGGGGGCGCGTTGGGGCGGTCGATTACGGAGAGCTGGTTGGAGAGCGAGATAGAGTCGACGACGACTGGGAAGTTGTTGGTGCACGTGAGCCGGCTGCTGAAGAAGGACGAGGTGTCTCGGATCGTGTcgctgacgatcaagtaccacgattTGAGCGGTCAGCGAGCGAGCCGGGGGGCGTCTGGCGACGCGGCGGGCGAGTCGTCGAGCGGCGCGGAGGGCGGAGAGGAGGGCGCGGTGCCGGCGAGGCCGTCGGGGTTGTTGGCGTCGGAGCAGGCGGCGCCGGCGGTGCAGTCGGCGGTGCAGTCGGCGGTGCAGGCGAATCCGATGCAGGAGGTGGTGTCGAACGACTTTTTGCGCCTGCTGGGAGAGGAGCAGTTGAACTTCATGCTTCGCCAGTCGATATTGATCAAGTATTTGCacctggcgctggagctggagatTGGCGTGACGCACTACGTGCAGAGTCCGGGTTTGAGCGTGAACGAGGAGAAGTTCGCGGAGGCGATAGACCGAGCCTACAGGGAGAGGATGGCCGCGCAGCAGCGGGAGTTCGACATGGTGCGCGAGTCCCACCACTACGACATGTTGAAGGCGAGGATTCAGCACAGCAATCTGTCGAACAACGAGCGTCGGATTTTCGACACGTACGTCCAGCCGTCCAGGATCGGCACGACGTTTGACGACATCGCGTCCCTGGACCACGCGAAGGAGGAGTTGCTGTCGTTCATCGTGCCGATCAAGATGCCGGTGTTCCAGTCGAACAAGCTGATCAAGAACCCGCTGGGCATCTTGCTGTACGGTCCGCCGGGGACGGGGAAGACCATGTTGGCGAGGGCGGTCGCCAGGTCGGCGAACGCGAATTTCATACACATTTCCGCCTCTACGATCGTGTCGAAGTGGCTGGGGGAGAGCGAGAGCAACGCGGCGGCGGTGTTTTCGCTAGCGAAGAAGTTGTCTCCCTGCATCATATTCATAGACGAAGTCGACGGCTTGTTGAACACGCGAGACGCGAGCGAACACGAGAGTAGTCGCAGGGTGAAGAACGAGTTTTTCAGCGGCTGGGACGGGCTGCTGAGTTCTAGCGACGATCCCAACATCTCGGTGACCGTGATCGCGGCGACGAACCGTCCTTTCGACCTCGACGCGGCCGCTCTGCGTCGGCTACCGCACCGAGTTTTGATTCCGCTGCCGGACAAATCTTCTCGAATTGGCATTTTCACGAAAATTCTCCGAAACGTGTCGATCGCGCACGAGCCCAGCAAGGACCGCTCTTCCGCGGGGCCCTCGGCGCCCCTGGCGTCCGCGTCCGAAGCGGAGCGCTCGGTGATCATCAACCAGCTTTCCTCGCTGACGGACGGGTATTCCGGCTCCGACATCAAGTCCCTTTGCACGCGCGCCGCGCTCCAGCTGGTGCGCGACTTCATGTCCGACCAGGACTACAAGGCGCTGCAGAAGGCCGAGAACATCGAACGAGAAGGCAATTACGACTCGTTTAGCTCGGACTCCCTGCAGAAGCTCACTCAGCTCGCGTCCGCCTACGCCTCCCGTCCCCTGACTCTGACCGAGTTCAAGAAGGCGCTTTTCGAAATTGGGAAGTCGGTCGACCACCGGAGCCGCACTCAGCTCGAATTGAAGAAGTGGCACGAAATGTACGGCTCCAAATCTTACCACGCCAAGTCTAAAACGAATCGTACCGCGCTTGGCTTTCAGTGA
- the LOC126320434 gene encoding uncharacterized protein LOC126320434 isoform X1: MYKVACTSLKGIHIGGLNVGRPSATAHSEARSNYYQLRRYGQRRKLRGGSRVHGPLLSVRVGVSSGERGSLCYQRWIINKRAFHTSRDVGIGNNPNKSGVNNQQKSFPVDGSASSSPKVANSKDRDAVKDEKLPSQPVPDSFESQEQSGAQEKPVVGEGELSEAKGTPESAKMDSVEGAAAESAMEQSGEEYVDPVPAVPDVLGYVPTPFKKYRRSKYWSRERITNFKSFLSSAGRYFVDEEVDILRTKTREFIQWSIFPPEPLSAGGERRASSEGGGGVRGGSACVQKALGFLRDVWLEKVLELNAHASLTSLPSEGQTRSANQSRIGFSLQTPPNQEAFVIQMVRELASKYQANFVDFDFLFLRTTMNWFIENQSARVVSKEIQVSLEQFLQDLQRNDDDFILFLDDLFHLVEEATAKWSKEVGARGEGVPPLKYVVMFRNLGMLRTFPHHMIRERLKAVKVPMLFVDLMLETSPDRAMIVPISIVTQSPPSSSGGAEEDEYGVIPSGASISSDLLHRELFSKFKSLLSGKGTIDTLKGYRALFGDEAIDVTKRPLSSEGASVNSHASGGGSVAGAAQFGGHHAQAPHIRSFLIGATGREEAKAKEAACEAVTKAHEVLMHDMTVRQNVRNLQACFHAHNIELLESGAERGAGGALGRSITESWLESEIESTTTGKLLVHVSRLLKKDEVSRIVSLTIKYHDLSGQRASRGASGDAAGESSSGAEGGEEGAVPARPSGLLASEQAAPAVQSAVQSAVQANPMQEVVSNDFLRLLGEEQLNFMLRQSILIKYLHLALELEIGVTHYVQSPGLSVNEEKFAEAIDRAYRERMAAQQREFDMVRESHHYDMLKARIQHSNLSNNERRIFDTYVQPSRIGTTFDDIASLDHAKEELLSFIVPIKMPVFQSNKLIKNPLGILLYGPPGTGKTMLARAVARSANANFIHISASTIVSKWLGESESNAAAVFSLAKKLSPCIIFIDEVDGLLNTRDASEHESSRRVKNEFFSGWDGLLSSSDDPNISVTVIAATNRPFDLDAAALRRLPHRVLIPLPDKSSRIGIFTKILRNVSIAHEPSKDRSSAGPSAPLASASEAERSVIINQLSSLTDGYSGSDIKSLCTRAALQLVRDFMSDQDYKALQKAENIEREGNYDSFSSDSLQKLTQLASAYASRPLTLTEFKKALFEIGKSVDHRSRTQLELKKWHEMYGSKSYHAKSKTNRTALGFQ, translated from the exons ATGTACAAAGTTGCATGCACTTCATTGAAGGGTATCCATATAGGCGGTTTAAACGTAGGCAGACCAAGCGCAACTGCACATTCAGAAGCCCGTTCTAATTACTATCAGTTACGAAGATACGGTCAGCGTCGCAAGCTCAGAGGAGGCAGTCGCGTGCACGGGCCCCTGTTGAGTGTCCGTGTGGGCGTTTCGAGTGGCGAGAGGGGGAGCCTGTGTTACCAGCGTTGGATAATTAATAAGAGG GCGTTTCATACGAGCCGCGATGTAGGAATTGGGAACAATCCGAACAAGAGCGGTGTGAACAACCAGCAGAAGTCGTTTCCTGTGGACGGGAGTGCGTCGTCGTCGCCCAAGGTTGCGAATTCCAAGGACAGAGACGCGGTGAAGGACGAAAAGTTGCCGTCGCAGCCCGTGCCCGATTCGTTTGAGTCGCAGGAGCAGTCGGGCGCGCAGGAGAAGCCGGTGGTGGGAGAGGGTGAGTTGTCGGAGGCGAAGGGCACGCCGGAGTCGGCCAAGATGGATTCGGTGGAGGGGGCTGCAGCCGAGTCGGCGATGGAACAGAGCGGAGAGGAGTACGTGGATCCCGTGCCGGCGGTTCCGGACGTGCTTGGATACGTGCCGACGCCGTTCAAGAAGTACCGTCGTTCCAAGTATTGGAGTCGAGAGAGGATTACGAATTTCAAGAGCTTTTTGTCGTCTGCGGGGAGGTATTTTGTAGATGAGGAGGTGGACATTCTGCGCACTAAGACGCGCGAGTTTATTCAGTGGTCGATATTTCCGCCCGAGCCGTTGAGcgcggggggggagaggagagcttCGTCCGAGGGTggaggaggggtgaggggggggagcGCGTGCGTTCAGAAGGCGTTGGGGTTTCTTCGAGACGTGTGGTTGGAGAAGGTGTTGGAGCTGAACGCGCACGCGTCGTTGACGAGTTTGCCGTCGGAGGGCCAGACGAGGAGCGCGAATCAGTCCAGGATTGGCTTTTCGCTGCAGACGCCGCCCAACCAGGAGGCGTTTGTGATACAGATGGTTCGAGAGTTGGCGTCGAAGTACCAGGCGAATTTCGTGGATTTTGACTTTTTGTTTTTGCGCACGACGATGAACTGGTTCATTGAGAACCAGAGTGCGAGGGTGGTGTCGAAGGAGATTCAGGTGTCGTTGGAGCAGTTTTTGCAGGACTTGCAGAGGAACGACGACGACTTTATTTTGTTTTTGGACGACTTGTTTCACCTGGTGGAGGAGGCGACGGCGAAGTGGTCGAAGGAGGTTGgcgcgaggggggagggggttccGCCGCTGAAGTACGTGGTGATGTTCCGGAACTTGGGCATGCTGAGGACGTTTCCGCATCACATGATTCGGGAGAGACTGAAGGCGGTGAAGGTGCCGATGTTGTTCGTGGATTTGATGTTGGAGACGAGTCCGGACAGGGCGATGATTGTGCCGATAAGCATTGTGACGCAGAGTCCGCCGTCGTCGAGCGGAGGAGCGGAGGAGGACGAGTACGGGGTGATTCCGTCGGGGGCGTCGATAAGTTCCGACTTGCTGCACCGCGAGTTGTTTAGCAAGTTCAAGAGTTTGTTGAGTGGGAAGGGGACGATTGACACGTTGAAGGGGTACAGGGCGTTGTTTGGCGACGAGGCGATAGACGTGACGAAGAGGCCGCTTTCGAGCGAGGGAGCGAGCGTCAACTCGCACGCGAGTGGGGGGGGGTCGGTGGCGGGGGCGGCGCAGTTTGGAGGGCATCACGCGCAGGCGCCCCACATACGTTCGTTTTTGATTGGGGCGACGGGGAGGGAGGAGGCGAAGGCGAAGGAGGCGGCGTGCGAGGCGGTGACGAAGGCGCACGAGGTGCTGATGCACGACATGACGGTTCGTCAGAACGTGCGCAACCTGCAGGCGTGTTTTCACGCGCACAACATTGAGTTGTTGGAGAGCGGGGCGGAGCGAGGGGCGGGGGGCGCGTTGGGGCGGTCGATTACGGAGAGCTGGTTGGAGAGCGAGATAGAGTCGACGACGACTGGGAAGTTGTTGGTGCACGTGAGCCGGCTGCTGAAGAAGGACGAGGTGTCTCGGATCGTGTcgctgacgatcaagtaccacgattTGAGCGGTCAGCGAGCGAGCCGGGGGGCGTCTGGCGACGCGGCGGGCGAGTCGTCGAGCGGCGCGGAGGGCGGAGAGGAGGGCGCGGTGCCGGCGAGGCCGTCGGGGTTGTTGGCGTCGGAGCAGGCGGCGCCGGCGGTGCAGTCGGCGGTGCAGTCGGCGGTGCAGGCGAATCCGATGCAGGAGGTGGTGTCGAACGACTTTTTGCGCCTGCTGGGAGAGGAGCAGTTGAACTTCATGCTTCGCCAGTCGATATTGATCAAGTATTTGCacctggcgctggagctggagatTGGCGTGACGCACTACGTGCAGAGTCCGGGTTTGAGCGTGAACGAGGAGAAGTTCGCGGAGGCGATAGACCGAGCCTACAGGGAGAGGATGGCCGCGCAGCAGCGGGAGTTCGACATGGTGCGCGAGTCCCACCACTACGACATGTTGAAGGCGAGGATTCAGCACAGCAATCTGTCGAACAACGAGCGTCGGATTTTCGACACGTACGTCCAGCCGTCCAGGATCGGCACGACGTTTGACGACATCGCGTCCCTGGACCACGCGAAGGAGGAGTTGCTGTCGTTCATCGTGCCGATCAAGATGCCGGTGTTCCAGTCGAACAAGCTGATCAAGAACCCGCTGGGCATCTTGCTGTACGGTCCGCCGGGGACGGGGAAGACCATGTTGGCGAGGGCGGTCGCCAGGTCGGCGAACGCGAATTTCATACACATTTCCGCCTCTACGATCGTGTCGAAGTGGCTGGGGGAGAGCGAGAGCAACGCGGCGGCGGTGTTTTCGCTAGCGAAGAAGTTGTCTCCCTGCATCATATTCATAGACGAAGTCGACGGCTTGTTGAACACGCGAGACGCGAGCGAACACGAGAGTAGTCGCAGGGTGAAGAACGAGTTTTTCAGCGGCTGGGACGGGCTGCTGAGTTCTAGCGACGATCCCAACATCTCGGTGACCGTGATCGCGGCGACGAACCGTCCTTTCGACCTCGACGCGGCCGCTCTGCGTCGGCTACCGCACCGAGTTTTGATTCCGCTGCCGGACAAATCTTCTCGAATTGGCATTTTCACGAAAATTCTCCGAAACGTGTCGATCGCGCACGAGCCCAGCAAGGACCGCTCTTCCGCGGGGCCCTCGGCGCCCCTGGCGTCCGCGTCCGAAGCGGAGCGCTCGGTGATCATCAACCAGCTTTCCTCGCTGACGGACGGGTATTCCGGCTCCGACATCAAGTCCCTTTGCACGCGCGCCGCGCTCCAGCTGGTGCGCGACTTCATGTCCGACCAGGACTACAAGGCGCTGCAGAAGGCCGAGAACATCGAACGAGAAGGCAATTACGACTCGTTTAGCTCGGACTCCCTGCAGAAGCTCACTCAGCTCGCGTCCGCCTACGCCTCCCGTCCCCTGACTCTGACCGAGTTCAAGAAGGCGCTTTTCGAAATTGGGAAGTCGGTCGACCACCGGAGCCGCACTCAGCTCGAATTGAAGAAGTGGCACGAAATGTACGGCTCCAAATCTTACCACGCCAAGTCTAAAACGAATCGTACCGCGCTTGGCTTTCAGTGA